A DNA window from Canis lupus familiaris isolate Mischka breed German Shepherd chromosome 10, alternate assembly UU_Cfam_GSD_1.0, whole genome shotgun sequence contains the following coding sequences:
- the PDGFB gene encoding platelet-derived growth factor subunit B precursor, which produces MNRCWALFLSLCCYLRLVSAEGDPIPEELYEMLSDHSIRSFDDLQRLLHGASVDEDGAELDLNLTRSHSGDELESLSRGRRSLGSPTVAEPAMIAECKTRTEVFEISRRLIDRTNANFLVWPPCVEVQRCSGCCNNRNVQCRPTQVQLRPVQVRKIEIVRKKPTFKKATVTLEDHLACKCETVVAARPVTRTPGSSQDLRAAKTPQTRVTIRTVRVRRPPKGKHRKFKHTHDKKALKETLGA; this is translated from the exons GGGGACCCCATTCCCGAGGAGCTCTACGAGATGCTGAGCGACCACTCGATCCGCTCCTTTGATGACCTCCAGCGCCTGCTGCACGGAGCCTCCGTAG ACGAAGACGGGGCCGAGTTGGACCTGAATTTGACCCGATCCCATTCTGGAGACGAGCTGGAGAGTTTATCCCGAGGGAGAAGGAGCCTAG GGTCCCCGACGGTCGCCGAGCCGGCCATGATCGCTGAGTGCAAGACCCGCACCGAGGTGTTCGAGATCTCACGGCGCCTCATAGACCGCACCAACGCCAACTTCCTGGTGTGGCCGCCGTGCGTGGAGGTGCAGCGCTGCTCCGGCTGCTGCAACAACCGCAACGTGCAGTGCCGGCCCACGCAGGTGCAGCTGCGGCCCGTTCAG GTGAGAAAAATCGAGATTGTACGGAAGAAGCCAACCTTTAAGAAGGCCACGGTGACCCTGGAGGACCACCTGGCGTGCAAGTGTGAGACAGTGGTGGCTGCTCGACCCGTGACCCGAACCCCGGGGAGTTCCCAAGACCTGCGAG caGCCAAGACACCCCAAACTCGGGTGACCATTCGGACAGTGCGAGTCCGCCGGCCCCCCAAGGGGAAGCACCGGAAGTTCAAGCACACACATGACAAGAAGGCACTGAAGGAGACCCTCGGAGCCTAG